The following proteins come from a genomic window of Trifolium pratense cultivar HEN17-A07 linkage group LG4, ARS_RC_1.1, whole genome shotgun sequence:
- the LOC123920770 gene encoding uncharacterized protein LOC123920770 isoform X2, translating to MSHVDLSYNCWFMQTTGIAGLCKQLAQVVYGNNYGFMIDFSIFLICEVFFLSLPPLSLVRSALSHLPLTLSSLFLSALSISSFTITSTQQPPPPSTNQPLVRVREWPSEKIFAGGREVPARRRSSGRESSCGVGLGIKVAIKSEFMMAPPEIYAILGEELSVEDEEEVLAEFENLETQVEAKGDSRYFKVLGICNDVFLVDMFFDKFFTDFDSSLSSSSIIVLPDFSEDPSLNDSAYSCDGQKLANDTIDYPVKEAWL from the exons ATGTCTCATGTGGACCTCTCCTATAATTGCTGGTTTATGCAAACAACAGGTATTGCtggtttatgcaaacaactggCACAAGTGGTTTATGGAAACAACTATGGTTTTATGATTGatttctcaatttttctcatttgtgaagttttttttctctctcttcccccTCTCTCTCTCGTTCGCTCTGCTCTTTCTCACCTTCCTCTCACACTTtcatctctctttctctctgcaCTCTCCATCTCATCCTTCACCATAACATCCACACAACAACCTCCACCACCATCTACAAATCAACCACTCGTGAGAGTGAGGGAGTGGCCGAGTGAGAAAATATTTGCCGGCGGGAGAGAAGTTCCGGCGAGGAGGAGGAGTTCCGGCCGAGAGAGTTCTTGTGGCG TAGGGTTGGGCATTAAGGTTGCAATCAAGTCGGAATTTATGATGGCACCGCCG gaaaTTTATGCAATACTTGGGGAGGAATTATCAGTAGAAGATGAAGAGGAAGTTTTGGCAGAGTTTGAGAACTTGGAAACCCAG GTCGAAGCCAAAGGAGATTCTAGGTACTTCAAAGTTCTGGGTATTTGCAATGATGTATTTTTGGTTGATATGTTCTTTGATAAGTTTTTTACTGATTTTGATAGCAGT CTTTCATCCTCAAGTATCATTGTTCTACCAGATTTTAGTGAAGATCCAAGCTTGAATGACTCTGCATATAGCTGTGATGGGCAGAAGCTGGCCAATGATACAATTGATTACCCTGTAAAGGAAG CCTGGTTATGA
- the LOC123920770 gene encoding uncharacterized protein LOC123920770 isoform X4 — protein sequence MSHVDLSYNCWFMQTTGIAGLCKQLAQVVYGNNYGFMIDFSIFLICEVFFLSLPPLSLVRSALSHLPLTLSSLFLSALSISSFTITSTQQPPPPSTNQPLVRVREWPSEKIFAGGREVPARRRSSGRESSCGVGLGIKVAIKSEFMMAPPEIYAILGEELSVEDEEEVLAEFENLETQLSSSSIIVLPDFSEDPSLNDSAYSCDGQKLANDTIDYPVKEAWL from the exons ATGTCTCATGTGGACCTCTCCTATAATTGCTGGTTTATGCAAACAACAGGTATTGCtggtttatgcaaacaactggCACAAGTGGTTTATGGAAACAACTATGGTTTTATGATTGatttctcaatttttctcatttgtgaagttttttttctctctcttcccccTCTCTCTCTCGTTCGCTCTGCTCTTTCTCACCTTCCTCTCACACTTtcatctctctttctctctgcaCTCTCCATCTCATCCTTCACCATAACATCCACACAACAACCTCCACCACCATCTACAAATCAACCACTCGTGAGAGTGAGGGAGTGGCCGAGTGAGAAAATATTTGCCGGCGGGAGAGAAGTTCCGGCGAGGAGGAGGAGTTCCGGCCGAGAGAGTTCTTGTGGCG TAGGGTTGGGCATTAAGGTTGCAATCAAGTCGGAATTTATGATGGCACCGCCG gaaaTTTATGCAATACTTGGGGAGGAATTATCAGTAGAAGATGAAGAGGAAGTTTTGGCAGAGTTTGAGAACTTGGAAACCCAG CTTTCATCCTCAAGTATCATTGTTCTACCAGATTTTAGTGAAGATCCAAGCTTGAATGACTCTGCATATAGCTGTGATGGGCAGAAGCTGGCCAATGATACAATTGATTACCCTGTAAAGGAAG CCTGGTTATGA
- the LOC123920770 gene encoding uncharacterized protein LOC123920770 isoform X1, with the protein MSHVDLSYNCWFMQTTGIAGLCKQLAQVVYGNNYGFMIDFSIFLICEVFFLSLPPLSLVRSALSHLPLTLSSLFLSALSISSFTITSTQQPPPPSTNQPLVRVREWPSEKIFAGGREVPARRRSSGRESSCGVGLGIKVAIKSEFMMAPPEIYAILGEELSVEDEEEVLAEFENLETQVEAKGDSRYFKVLGICNDVFLVDMFFDKFFTDFDSSLSSSSIIVLPDFSEDPSLNDSAYSCDGQKLANDTIDYPVKEGLQVELKSLKRKIEAVSADVPCLKNEEFNKLAKF; encoded by the exons ATGTCTCATGTGGACCTCTCCTATAATTGCTGGTTTATGCAAACAACAGGTATTGCtggtttatgcaaacaactggCACAAGTGGTTTATGGAAACAACTATGGTTTTATGATTGatttctcaatttttctcatttgtgaagttttttttctctctcttcccccTCTCTCTCTCGTTCGCTCTGCTCTTTCTCACCTTCCTCTCACACTTtcatctctctttctctctgcaCTCTCCATCTCATCCTTCACCATAACATCCACACAACAACCTCCACCACCATCTACAAATCAACCACTCGTGAGAGTGAGGGAGTGGCCGAGTGAGAAAATATTTGCCGGCGGGAGAGAAGTTCCGGCGAGGAGGAGGAGTTCCGGCCGAGAGAGTTCTTGTGGCG TAGGGTTGGGCATTAAGGTTGCAATCAAGTCGGAATTTATGATGGCACCGCCG gaaaTTTATGCAATACTTGGGGAGGAATTATCAGTAGAAGATGAAGAGGAAGTTTTGGCAGAGTTTGAGAACTTGGAAACCCAG GTCGAAGCCAAAGGAGATTCTAGGTACTTCAAAGTTCTGGGTATTTGCAATGATGTATTTTTGGTTGATATGTTCTTTGATAAGTTTTTTACTGATTTTGATAGCAGT CTTTCATCCTCAAGTATCATTGTTCTACCAGATTTTAGTGAAGATCCAAGCTTGAATGACTCTGCATATAGCTGTGATGGGCAGAAGCTGGCCAATGATACAATTGATTACCCTGTAAAGGAAGGTTTACAAGTTGAACTAAAATCCCTTAAAAGaaagattgaagctgtttctGCTGATGTTCCTTGCTTGAAGAATGAGGAATTTAATAAACTTGCAAAGTTTTAG
- the LOC123920770 gene encoding uncharacterized protein LOC123920770 isoform X3, with amino-acid sequence MSHVDLSYNCWFMQTTGIAGLCKQLAQVVYGNNYGFMIDFSIFLICEVFFLSLPPLSLVRSALSHLPLTLSSLFLSALSISSFTITSTQQPPPPSTNQPLVRVREWPSEKIFAGGREVPARRRSSGRESSCGVGLGIKVAIKSEFMMAPPEIYAILGEELSVEDEEEVLAEFENLETQLSSSSIIVLPDFSEDPSLNDSAYSCDGQKLANDTIDYPVKEGLQVELKSLKRKIEAVSADVPCLKNEEFNKLAKF; translated from the exons ATGTCTCATGTGGACCTCTCCTATAATTGCTGGTTTATGCAAACAACAGGTATTGCtggtttatgcaaacaactggCACAAGTGGTTTATGGAAACAACTATGGTTTTATGATTGatttctcaatttttctcatttgtgaagttttttttctctctcttcccccTCTCTCTCTCGTTCGCTCTGCTCTTTCTCACCTTCCTCTCACACTTtcatctctctttctctctgcaCTCTCCATCTCATCCTTCACCATAACATCCACACAACAACCTCCACCACCATCTACAAATCAACCACTCGTGAGAGTGAGGGAGTGGCCGAGTGAGAAAATATTTGCCGGCGGGAGAGAAGTTCCGGCGAGGAGGAGGAGTTCCGGCCGAGAGAGTTCTTGTGGCG TAGGGTTGGGCATTAAGGTTGCAATCAAGTCGGAATTTATGATGGCACCGCCG gaaaTTTATGCAATACTTGGGGAGGAATTATCAGTAGAAGATGAAGAGGAAGTTTTGGCAGAGTTTGAGAACTTGGAAACCCAG CTTTCATCCTCAAGTATCATTGTTCTACCAGATTTTAGTGAAGATCCAAGCTTGAATGACTCTGCATATAGCTGTGATGGGCAGAAGCTGGCCAATGATACAATTGATTACCCTGTAAAGGAAGGTTTACAAGTTGAACTAAAATCCCTTAAAAGaaagattgaagctgtttctGCTGATGTTCCTTGCTTGAAGAATGAGGAATTTAATAAACTTGCAAAGTTTTAG
- the LOC123920770 gene encoding uncharacterized protein LOC123920770 isoform X5 encodes MSHVDLSYNCWFMQTTGIAGLCKQLAQVVYGNNYGFMIDFSIFLICEVFFLSLPPLSLVRSALSHLPLTLSSLFLSALSISSFTITSTQQPPPPSTNQPLVRVREWPSEKIFAGGREVPARRRSSGRESSCGVGLGIKVAIKSEFMMAPPEIYAILGEELSVEDEEEVLAEFENLETQVHGFSIFMILYCCFRMKWRLFMASRFSSMLKI; translated from the exons ATGTCTCATGTGGACCTCTCCTATAATTGCTGGTTTATGCAAACAACAGGTATTGCtggtttatgcaaacaactggCACAAGTGGTTTATGGAAACAACTATGGTTTTATGATTGatttctcaatttttctcatttgtgaagttttttttctctctcttcccccTCTCTCTCTCGTTCGCTCTGCTCTTTCTCACCTTCCTCTCACACTTtcatctctctttctctctgcaCTCTCCATCTCATCCTTCACCATAACATCCACACAACAACCTCCACCACCATCTACAAATCAACCACTCGTGAGAGTGAGGGAGTGGCCGAGTGAGAAAATATTTGCCGGCGGGAGAGAAGTTCCGGCGAGGAGGAGGAGTTCCGGCCGAGAGAGTTCTTGTGGCG TAGGGTTGGGCATTAAGGTTGCAATCAAGTCGGAATTTATGATGGCACCGCCG gaaaTTTATGCAATACTTGGGGAGGAATTATCAGTAGAAGATGAAGAGGAAGTTTTGGCAGAGTTTGAGAACTTGGAAACCCAGGTACatggattttcaatttttatgattttgtattGTTGTTTCCGGATGAAATGGAGGTTATTTATGGCGAGCCGATTCTCTTCAATGTTGAAAATCTAA
- the LOC123882014 gene encoding small ubiquitin-related modifier 1-like: MSATPNPNPTPNAEEDKKPNDIAHINLKVKGQDGNEVFFRIKRNTQLKKLMNAYCDRQSVDLNSIAFIFDGWRLRAEQTPDELEMEDGDEIDAMLHQTGSVKANCQSFATLFE, translated from the exons ATGTCTGCTACTCCAAACCCTAACCCTACTCCCAACGCCGAGGAAGACAAGAAACCTAACGACATCGCTCACATCAATTTGAAGGTCAAAGGCCAG GACGGAAATGAAGTATTTTTTAGGATTAAGAGAAACACTCAGCTGAAGAAGCTGATGAATGCTTACTGTGATCGACAATCTGTCGACCTGAACTCAATTGCCTTCATATTTGATGGTTGGCGTCTCCGTGCAGAACAGACTCCTGATGAG CTTGAAATGGAAGATGGAGATGAGATCGATGCTATGTTGCACCAAACTGGTTCTGTTAAAGCAAATTGTCAAAGCTTCGCCACTCTatttgagtga